One Spinacia oleracea cultivar Varoflay chromosome 4, BTI_SOV_V1, whole genome shotgun sequence DNA segment encodes these proteins:
- the LOC110790939 gene encoding peroxidase 5-like, which yields MLFFLAMAYMSSSTALKVGFYQRNCPSAEAIVRNVVNNAVSRNPGLGAGLIRMHFHDCFVRGCDASILLDSTPGRPSEKDNVANNPSMRGYEVIDEAKKQLEARCPQTVSCADIIAFAARDSASKLGGINYAVQSGRRDGRVSLKDDPDQNLPAPFFNLSQIERSFKRKGLSVEEMVVLSGAHSIGVSHCSSFTKRLYTFNATHPQDPSLDPRFATMLKSKCPSNAPSNVDRTVVQDFITPNRLDNKYYQNVVNRRDLLTSDQSLMASPSTMSMVKNFNRQGGVWANKFGKAMVHMGSIEVLTGAQGEIRKSCRVINH from the exons ATGCTTTTCTTCCTTGCCATGGCATATATGTCTTCTTCTACTGCACTAAAGGTCGGGTTCTATCAAAGAAATTGCCCCTCGGCGGAGGCAATTGTAAGGAATGTAGTCAATAACGCGGTTTCAAGGAATCCCGGATTAGGAGCTGGCCTTATCAGGATGCATTTCCATGATTGTTTTGTCAGG GGATGTGATGCTTCAATCCTACTTGATTCAACCCCGGGGAGACCGTCAGAGAAAGACAACGTAGCAAACAACCCAAGTATGCGAGGCTACGAAGTGATCGACGAGGCAAAGAAACAACTCGAAGCTCGATGCCCACAAACCGTCTCTTGTGCAGACATCATAGCCTTTGCAGCACGAGACAGTGCCTCGAAGCTAGGAGGGATCAACTACGCAGTACAATCAGGTCGACGTGACGGAAGAGTCTCGCTTAAGGATGACCCGGACCAAAACCTACCCGCACCCTTTTTCAACCTATCACAAATCGAACGAAGCTTTAAACGAAAAGGCCTTTCCGTAGAGGAAATGGTCGTCCTTTCCGGGGCGCATTCCATTGGAGTCTCACATTGTTCTTCCTTCACGAAAAGACTTTACACCTTCAATGCCACTCACCCACAAGACCCTTCATTGGACCCCCGGTTCGCTACTATGTTGAAATCCAAGTGTCCAAGTAACGCGCCTAGCAACGTTGATCGTACTGTTGTTCAAGATTTCATCACACCTAATAGGTTGGACAACAAGTACTACCAAAATGTGGTGAACAGACGGGATTTGTTAACCTCGGATCAGAGTCTTATGGCTAGCCCTAGCACCATGAGTATGGTGAAGAACTTCAATAGACAAGGCGGTGTTTGGGCTAATAAGTTTGGTAAAGCTATGGTTCATATGGGTTCCATTGAGGTTCTCACTGGTGCTCAAGGTGAGATTAGAAAGAGTTGTAGGGTTATTAATCATTAA
- the LOC130471280 gene encoding peroxidase 5-like, with translation MGKVIITLSIYILFSLHIYPLFSSSVLRMLSLLAMACMSATATVSSSSLKVGFYEQTCPSAEEIVRNVVNKAVTSNPGLGAGLIRMHFHDCFVRGCDASILLDSTPMNKTEKDNIINNPSLRGYEVIDEAKAELEARCPQTVSCADILAFAARDSAFELGGINYTVQSGRKDGRISLKEDPDQNLPSPFSNLQILQQSFERKGLSLEEMVTLSGAHSIGVSHCSILTLTLDPSLTLDPESARMLKSKCPNDSPTNATVFEDFVTPDKLDNKYYQNVVNKRGLFISDRSLMTSSETASMVKGFGCQGEVWAEKFAEAMVHMGSIEVLTDSQGEIRKDCRVVN, from the exons ATGGG TAAAGTAATAATTACCTTGTCCATCTATATACTCTTCAGTCTTCATATCTATCCTCTGTTTTCTTCTTCAGTCCTTCGCATGCTTTCCTTACTTGCAATGGCATGTATGTCTGCTACTGCTACTGTCTCGTCTTCGTCTCTGAAGGTTGGATTCTATGAACAGACCTGTCCTTCAGCAGAGGAAATTGTGAGGAATGTAGTAAACAAAGCAGTTACAAGTAATCCAGGATTAGGAGCCGGCCTTATAAGAATGCATTTCCATGATTGTTTTGTGAGG GGTTGTGATGCTTCAATACTACTTGATTCAACTCCAATGAACAAAACAGAGAAGGACAACATAATAAACAACCCAAGTTTACGGGGTTACGAGGTGATTGATGAGGCAAAGGCCGAGCTTGAAGCTCGATGCCCACAAACGGTTTCCTGTGCAGACATCCTAGCCTTTGCAGCCCGAGACAGTGCCTTCGAATTAGGAGGAATCAACTATACAGTACAATCAGGACGAAAAGACGGGCGAATCTCACTTAAAGAAGACCCAGATCAGAACCTACCCTCACCCTTTAGTAACTTGCAGATACTCCAACAGAGCTTTGAAAGAAAAGGTCTTTCTTTAGAGGAAATGGTCACACTTTCAGGAGCACATTCTATTGGAGTCTCACATTGTTCTATTCTCACCCTAACACTTGACCCGAGTCTCACATTGGACCCTGAGTCTGCTAGAATGTTGAAATCCAAGTGCCCTAATGATTCTCCTACAAATGCtactgtttttgaagattttgtcACACCTGATAAGTTAGACAACAAGTACTACCAAAATGTTGTAAACAAGAGAGGATTGTTTATCTCGGATCGAAGTCTTATGACCAGCTCTGAAACTGCAAGTATGGTGAAGGGATTTGGTTGTCAAGGTGAAGTTTGGGCTGAAAAGTTTGCTGAGGCTATGGTTCATATGGGTTCAATTGAGGTGCTTACTGATAGTCAGGGTGAGATTAGGAAAGATTGTAGGGTGGTTAATTAG